One segment of Pseudomonas asgharzadehiana DNA contains the following:
- a CDS encoding DASS family sodium-coupled anion symporter, producing the protein MSAASFKLPLGLVVAVLVMTGVLLLPLPADLPVAGQRMLAILAFAVVVWITEAVSYEASAIMITSLMAFLLGTAPSLQDPAHLIGSSPAISMALTGFSNPALALVAGALFIAAAMTHTGLDRRIALVTLSRVGTSTRRILLGAIAVTILLSLVVPSATARSACVVPIMMGVIAAFGVDKRSNIAAGIMIVVAQGTSLWNVGIQTAAAQNLLTVGFMDKMLGQRVSWIDWLIAGAPWALIMSAVLLFLVLKLLPPETDSIPGGKEAVAQSLVDIGPMTGPQKRLLSVSLLLLLAWATEGRLHAFDTTSTTYAGLVCLLLPGIGVMTWKDVQSRIPWGTVIVFGVGISLGTALLSTQAGQWLGSAVVAHTGLDQVGPLGVFAILGAFLIVIHLGFASATALTSALLPILIAVLQTLPGDFSRLGMTMLLGFVMSYGFILPINAPQNMVCLGTGTFTARQFAKVGILVTLIGYGLMLVFAATYWSWLGWI; encoded by the coding sequence ATGAGCGCGGCATCTTTCAAATTACCGTTGGGCCTGGTGGTCGCCGTACTGGTGATGACCGGTGTGCTGCTGTTGCCGCTGCCCGCCGACTTGCCGGTAGCGGGGCAGCGGATGCTGGCGATCCTCGCGTTTGCGGTGGTGGTGTGGATTACCGAAGCGGTGTCCTATGAGGCCAGCGCGATCATGATCACCTCGCTCATGGCGTTTTTGCTCGGTACCGCGCCGTCGCTGCAAGACCCCGCGCACCTGATCGGCAGCAGCCCGGCGATCAGCATGGCCCTCACCGGGTTTTCCAACCCGGCGCTGGCGCTGGTGGCGGGCGCGTTGTTTATCGCCGCCGCGATGACCCACACCGGCCTGGACCGGCGCATCGCCCTGGTTACCTTGAGCCGCGTCGGCACCAGCACCCGGCGCATTCTGCTGGGGGCGATTGCGGTGACTATTCTGCTCAGCCTGGTGGTGCCCAGCGCCACCGCACGCAGCGCCTGTGTGGTGCCGATCATGATGGGCGTGATCGCCGCGTTCGGCGTCGATAAACGCTCGAACATCGCCGCCGGGATCATGATCGTGGTGGCCCAGGGCACCAGCCTCTGGAACGTCGGCATCCAGACCGCCGCCGCGCAGAACCTGCTGACCGTGGGCTTCATGGACAAAATGCTCGGCCAGCGCGTGTCGTGGATCGACTGGCTGATCGCCGGTGCGCCGTGGGCGCTGATCATGTCGGCGGTGTTGCTGTTTCTGGTGCTCAAGTTGCTGCCTCCCGAAACCGACAGCATCCCCGGTGGCAAGGAGGCGGTGGCGCAGTCCCTGGTCGATATCGGCCCCATGACCGGCCCACAGAAACGCCTGCTGAGCGTGTCGCTGTTGCTGCTGCTGGCCTGGGCCACGGAAGGGCGCCTGCACGCGTTCGACACCACCTCGACCACCTACGCCGGGTTGGTGTGCCTGTTGCTGCCGGGTATCGGCGTGATGACCTGGAAGGATGTGCAGTCGCGGATTCCGTGGGGCACGGTGATTGTGTTCGGCGTGGGGATCAGCCTCGGTACGGCGTTGCTGAGCACCCAGGCCGGGCAGTGGCTGGGTTCTGCCGTCGTGGCCCACACGGGGCTGGATCAGGTGGGGCCGTTGGGGGTGTTTGCGATTCTGGGGGCGTTTTTGATCGTGATTCACCTGGGGTTTGCCAGCGCCACGGCGTTGACCTCGGCGTTGCTGCCGATATTGATTGCGGTACTGCAGACCTTGCCGGGGGATTTCAGCCGGTTGGGGATGACCATGCTGTTGGGGTTTGTGATGAGCTACGGGTTTATCCTGCCGATCAATGCGCCGCAGAACATGGTGTGCTTGGGCACCGGCACGTTCACGGCGCGCCAGTTTGCCAAGGTGGGCATCCTGGTGACGCTGATCGGGTACGGGCTGATGCTGGTGTTTGCCGCGACCTACTGGAGTTGGCTCGGTTGGATCTGA
- a CDS encoding ATP-binding response regulator — MAKRSDEQQRALAGLLGLGDQSARKSHYPELTARLDELEDERRRYIRLNDELEQRVAARTDELLEANHNLQQQIAQREQVEQALRDARDAAQAANRSKDKYLAAASHDLLQPLNAARLLIATLRERNLPSVEQVLVERTHQALEGAEDLLTDLLDISRLDQAAVKPDVALYRLDEVFAPLVSEFQSVAQAAGLNLRVRMGHYAVHTDLRLLTRILRNFLSNACRYTDEGCILLGARRRGDYLRLEVWDTGRGIAADRLEAIFLEFNQLDVGRAADRKGVGLGLAIVERIAEVLGYSIAVRSWPGRGSLFSIEVPLSAQMPAAISQLPVQPTTGNPLPGRRLLVIDNETSILESMRALLGQWGCEVVIATDQAGALLALQGRAPELILADYHLDHGVLGCQVVRQLREHFAQKIPAVIITADRTDQCRRALRRLDAPLLNKPVKPGKLRAVLSQLLG, encoded by the coding sequence ATGGCGAAGCGCTCTGACGAGCAGCAACGCGCCCTCGCCGGGCTGCTGGGGCTGGGCGACCAGTCGGCGCGCAAGAGCCACTACCCGGAGCTGACGGCGCGCCTGGATGAGTTGGAGGACGAGCGCAGGCGCTACATCCGCCTGAACGACGAGCTGGAGCAGCGCGTGGCCGCGCGCACCGACGAGCTGCTGGAAGCCAACCACAACCTGCAACAGCAGATCGCCCAGCGCGAACAGGTCGAGCAAGCCCTGCGCGACGCCCGCGATGCCGCCCAGGCGGCCAACCGCAGCAAGGACAAATACCTCGCCGCCGCCAGCCATGACCTGCTGCAACCGCTCAATGCCGCGCGGCTGCTGATTGCCACGTTGCGTGAACGTAACCTGCCCAGCGTCGAGCAGGTGCTGGTGGAACGCACCCACCAGGCCCTGGAAGGCGCGGAAGATCTGCTCACCGACTTGCTCGACATTTCGCGGCTGGACCAAGCGGCGGTCAAGCCGGACGTGGCCCTGTATCGGCTGGATGAAGTGTTTGCGCCGCTGGTCTCGGAGTTTCAATCGGTGGCCCAGGCCGCCGGCCTCAACCTGCGGGTGCGCATGGGGCACTACGCGGTGCATACCGACCTGCGCCTGCTCACGCGGATCCTGCGCAATTTCCTCAGCAATGCCTGCCGCTACACCGATGAAGGCTGCATCCTGCTCGGCGCACGCCGCCGTGGTGATTACCTGCGCCTGGAGGTGTGGGACACCGGGCGCGGCATTGCGGCCGACCGGCTGGAGGCGATCTTCCTTGAGTTCAACCAACTGGACGTGGGCCGCGCCGCCGACCGCAAAGGGGTGGGGCTGGGCCTGGCGATTGTCGAGCGTATCGCCGAGGTGCTCGGTTATAGCATCGCCGTGCGTTCGTGGCCGGGGCGGGGCTCGCTGTTCAGCATCGAAGTGCCGCTGAGCGCCCAGATGCCAGCGGCGATCAGCCAGTTGCCGGTGCAACCGACCACGGGCAACCCGCTGCCGGGCCGGCGCTTGCTGGTGATCGATAACGAAACCAGCATCCTGGAGAGCATGCGTGCGTTGCTCGGCCAGTGGGGCTGCGAGGTCGTCATCGCCACCGACCAGGCCGGCGCGTTGCTGGCGTTGCAGGGCAGGGCGCCGGAGCTGATCCTGGCGGACTATCACCTGGACCACGGCGTACTGGGCTGCCAGGTGGTGCGGCAGTTGCGCGAGCATTTCGCGCAGAAGATCCCGGCGGTGATCATCACCGCGGACCGCACCGACCAGTGCCGCCGTGCGCTGCGGCGGTTGGATGCGCCGCTGTTGAACAAGCCGGTCAAACCTGGAAAGTTGCGGGCGGTGTTGAGTCAGTTATTGGGCTAG
- the ercA gene encoding alcohol dehydrogenase-like regulatory protein ErcA, with translation MSPNLSLLRKFVSPEIIFGAGCRHNVGNYAKTFGARKVLVVSDPGVIAAGWVADVEASLQAIGIDYCLYSAVSPNPRVEEVMQGAEVYREHHCDVIVAIGGGSPMDCAKAIGIVVAHGRSILEFEGVDTIRVPSPPLILIPTTAGTSADVSQFVIISNQQERMKFSIVSKAVVPDVSLIDPETTASMDPFLSACTGIDALVHAIEAFVSTGHGPLTDPHALEAMRLINGNLVQMIANPSDIALREKIMLGSMQAGLAFSNAILGAVHAMSHSLGGFLDLPHGLCNAVLVEHVVAFNYNSAPERFKVIAETFGIDCRGLNHRQICARLVEHLIALKHAIGFHETLGLHGVRVADIPFLSEHAMDDPCILTNPRESSQRDVEVVYGEAL, from the coding sequence ATGAGCCCCAACTTGAGCCTCCTGCGTAAATTCGTCTCGCCTGAAATCATCTTTGGCGCCGGCTGCCGGCATAACGTGGGCAATTACGCCAAGACCTTCGGCGCGCGCAAGGTGCTGGTGGTCAGCGACCCCGGCGTGATCGCCGCCGGCTGGGTGGCGGACGTGGAAGCCAGCCTGCAAGCCATCGGCATCGACTACTGCCTGTACAGCGCCGTGTCGCCCAACCCCCGCGTCGAAGAAGTGATGCAGGGCGCCGAGGTGTACCGCGAACACCATTGCGACGTGATCGTGGCCATCGGCGGCGGCAGCCCCATGGACTGCGCCAAGGCCATCGGCATTGTGGTCGCTCACGGGCGCAGCATCCTCGAATTCGAAGGGGTGGACACCATTCGCGTGCCCAGCCCGCCGCTGATTCTCATCCCCACCACCGCCGGTACGTCGGCGGATGTGTCGCAGTTCGTGATCATTTCCAACCAGCAGGAGCGCATGAAGTTCTCCATCGTCAGCAAGGCGGTGGTGCCGGATGTGTCGCTGATCGACCCGGAAACCACGGCCAGCATGGACCCGTTCCTGTCGGCCTGTACCGGTATCGATGCGCTGGTGCATGCCATCGAAGCGTTCGTGTCCACCGGCCATGGCCCATTGACCGACCCCCATGCGCTGGAAGCGATGCGCCTGATCAACGGCAACCTGGTGCAGATGATCGCCAACCCCAGCGACATTGCCCTGCGTGAAAAAATCATGCTCGGCAGCATGCAGGCGGGCCTGGCGTTTTCCAATGCGATTCTCGGCGCGGTACACGCCATGTCCCACAGCCTCGGCGGCTTCCTCGACCTGCCTCACGGGTTGTGTAACGCGGTGCTGGTGGAACATGTGGTGGCGTTCAACTACAACTCGGCGCCAGAGCGCTTCAAGGTGATCGCCGAGACCTTCGGCATCGACTGCCGGGGCCTTAACCATCGGCAGATCTGCGCGCGGCTGGTGGAGCACCTGATCGCGTTGAAGCACGCGATCGGCTTCCACGAAACCCTCGGCCTGCATGGGGTGCGCGTGGCGGATATTCCGTTCTTGTCCGAGCATGCGATGGACGACCCGTGCATCCTTACCAACCCACGTGAGTCGAGCCAGCGTGACGTCGAGGTCGTGTATGGCGAAGCGCTCTGA
- the pqqA gene encoding pyrroloquinoline quinone precursor peptide PqqA: MWTKPAYTDLRIGFEVTMYFASR; this comes from the coding sequence ATGTGGACTAAACCGGCCTACACCGACCTGCGTATCGGCTTTGAAGTGACCATGTACTTCGCCAGCCGCTGA
- the exaC gene encoding acetaldehyde dehydrogenase ExaC codes for MIYAQPGTPGAIVSFKSRYGNFIGGEFVAPLSGEYFTNSSPVTGEVIAEFPRSNAADIDKALDAAHAAADAWGKTSAQDRSLVLLKIADRIEQHLEVLAVSETWDNGKAVRETLNADVPLAADHFRYFAGCIRAQEGGAAEINELTTAYHFHEPLGVVGQIIPWNFPLLMAAWKLAPALAAGNCIVLKPAEQTPLSIMVFAELIADLLPPGVLNIVQGFGREAGEALATSKRIAKIAFTGSTPVGAHIMHCAAENIIPSTVELGGKSPNIFFEDIMNAEPAFIEKAAEGLVLAFFNQGEVCTCPSRALVQESIYEPFMAEVMKKIVKIKRGNPLDTETMVGAQASEQQYDKILSYLKIAQEEGAVLLTGGAAERLDGDLASGYYIQPTLLKGHNKMRVFQEEIFGPVVGVTTFKDEAEALAIANDSEFGLGAGLWTRDINRAYRMGRAIKAGRVWTNCYHLYPAHAAFGGYKKSGVGRENHKMMLDHYQQTKNLLVSYDINPLGFF; via the coding sequence ATGATCTACGCACAACCTGGTACCCCTGGCGCTATCGTCAGCTTCAAATCGCGCTACGGCAATTTCATCGGCGGCGAGTTCGTTGCGCCGCTCAGTGGTGAGTACTTCACCAATTCCTCGCCGGTCACCGGTGAAGTCATCGCCGAGTTCCCGCGTTCCAACGCCGCCGACATCGACAAGGCCCTGGATGCCGCGCACGCCGCCGCCGACGCCTGGGGCAAGACCTCGGCCCAGGACCGTTCCCTGGTGCTGCTGAAAATCGCCGACCGCATCGAGCAACACCTCGAAGTGCTGGCCGTGAGCGAGACCTGGGACAACGGCAAGGCCGTGCGCGAAACCCTCAACGCCGACGTACCCCTGGCTGCCGACCACTTCCGCTACTTCGCCGGTTGCATCCGCGCCCAGGAAGGCGGCGCCGCCGAGATCAACGAACTGACCACGGCCTATCATTTCCACGAGCCGCTGGGCGTGGTCGGGCAGATCATTCCGTGGAACTTCCCGCTGCTGATGGCCGCCTGGAAACTCGCCCCGGCCCTGGCCGCCGGTAACTGCATCGTGCTCAAGCCGGCCGAGCAGACGCCGCTGTCGATCATGGTGTTTGCCGAGCTGATCGCCGATCTGCTGCCACCGGGCGTGCTGAACATCGTGCAGGGCTTTGGCCGCGAGGCGGGAGAGGCGTTAGCCACCAGCAAGCGCATCGCCAAGATCGCCTTTACCGGCTCCACCCCGGTGGGCGCGCACATCATGCATTGCGCGGCCGAAAACATTATTCCGTCCACGGTGGAGCTGGGCGGCAAATCGCCGAACATCTTCTTTGAAGACATCATGAACGCCGAGCCTGCGTTCATTGAAAAAGCCGCCGAAGGCCTGGTGCTGGCATTTTTCAACCAGGGCGAAGTGTGCACCTGCCCGTCGCGGGCGCTGGTGCAGGAGTCGATCTACGAGCCGTTCATGGCCGAAGTGATGAAGAAGATCGTCAAGATCAAGCGCGGCAACCCGCTGGACACCGAGACCATGGTCGGCGCCCAGGCGTCCGAGCAGCAATACGACAAGATCCTCTCGTACCTCAAGATCGCCCAGGAAGAGGGCGCGGTGCTGCTCACCGGCGGCGCGGCCGAGCGTTTGGATGGCGACCTGGCCAGCGGGTATTACATCCAGCCGACGCTGCTCAAGGGCCACAACAAGATGCGCGTGTTCCAGGAGGAAATCTTCGGCCCAGTGGTGGGTGTGACCACCTTCAAGGACGAAGCCGAGGCCCTGGCGATTGCCAACGACAGCGAGTTCGGCCTGGGCGCCGGTTTGTGGACCCGCGACATCAACCGCGCCTATCGCATGGGCCGGGCGATCAAGGCCGGGCGTGTGTGGACCAACTGCTACCACCTGTACCCGGCGCACGCGGCATTTGGCGGGTACAAGAAATCGGGCGTGGGGCGTGAGAACCACAAGATGATGCTCGATCACTACCAGCAGACCAAGAACCTGCTGGTGAGCTACGACATCAATCCGCTGGGGTTCTTCTGA
- a CDS encoding PQQ-dependent methanol/ethanol family dehydrogenase — protein sequence MTQPARRQPFALSVLLGAILLSGQTMAAVTDQDILQDPKTPGQIVTNGLGVQGQRYSPLDTLNVDNVKELRPVWAFSFGGEKQRGQQAQPMVKDGVMYLTGSYSRVFAVDARTGKKLWQYDARLPDDIRPCCDVINRGVALYGDLVFFGTLDAKLVALNKDTGKVVWSKKVADHKEGYSISAAPLVINGKLITGVAGGEFGVVGKIEAYDPKNGDLLWSRPTVEGHMGYVYKDGKAVENGISGGEAGKTWPGDLWKTGGAAPWLGGYYDPETNLLLFGTGNPAPWNSHLRPGDNLYSSSRLALNPDDGTIKWHFQSTPHDGWDYDGVNELISFNYTDGGKEIKAAATADRNGFFYVLDRTNGKFIRGFPFVDKITWATGLDKNGRPIYNEASRPGAPGSETKGTSVFVAPAFLGAKNWMPMAYNRDTGLFYVPSNEWGMDIWNEGIAYKKGAAFLGAGFTIKPLNEDYIGVLRAIDPKTGKEVWRHKNFAPLWGGVLTTKGNLVFTGTPEGFLQAFNAKTGEKVWEFQTGSGVLGSPVTWEMDGEQYVSVLSGWGGAVPLWGGEVAKRVKDFNQGGMLWTFKLPKELVAKH from the coding sequence ATGACCCAACCCGCACGTCGCCAACCCTTCGCCTTGAGTGTGTTGCTCGGTGCCATCCTGTTATCCGGCCAAACCATGGCGGCCGTGACCGACCAGGACATCCTCCAGGACCCGAAAACCCCCGGGCAGATCGTCACCAACGGCCTTGGCGTGCAGGGCCAGCGTTATAGCCCGCTCGATACGCTCAACGTGGACAACGTCAAGGAGCTGCGCCCGGTCTGGGCATTTTCGTTTGGTGGCGAGAAACAGCGCGGGCAGCAGGCGCAGCCGATGGTCAAGGACGGGGTCATGTACCTCACCGGTTCCTACTCGCGGGTGTTCGCGGTGGACGCGCGCACCGGCAAGAAGCTCTGGCAATACGATGCGCGCCTGCCCGATGACATCCGCCCCTGCTGTGACGTGATCAACCGTGGCGTGGCGCTGTATGGCGACCTGGTGTTCTTCGGCACCCTCGACGCCAAGCTGGTGGCCCTGAACAAAGACACCGGCAAAGTGGTGTGGAGCAAGAAAGTCGCCGACCACAAGGAAGGCTACTCGATCAGCGCCGCGCCGCTGGTGATCAACGGCAAACTGATCACCGGCGTGGCCGGGGGCGAGTTCGGTGTGGTGGGCAAGATCGAGGCCTACGACCCGAAAAACGGCGACCTGTTGTGGAGCCGTCCGACCGTCGAAGGCCATATGGGTTACGTCTACAAGGACGGCAAGGCCGTGGAAAACGGTATCTCCGGTGGCGAGGCGGGCAAGACCTGGCCCGGCGACCTGTGGAAGACCGGCGGCGCAGCACCGTGGCTGGGCGGCTACTACGACCCGGAAACCAACCTGCTGTTGTTCGGCACCGGCAACCCGGCGCCGTGGAACTCGCACCTGCGCCCTGGCGACAACCTCTATTCGTCGTCGCGCCTGGCGCTGAACCCGGACGACGGCACCATCAAGTGGCACTTTCAGAGCACGCCCCACGACGGTTGGGACTATGACGGCGTCAACGAGCTGATCTCCTTCAACTACACCGACGGCGGCAAGGAAATCAAAGCGGCGGCGACCGCTGACCGTAACGGCTTCTTCTATGTGCTCGACCGCACCAACGGCAAGTTCATCCGTGGCTTCCCGTTTGTCGACAAGATCACCTGGGCCACCGGCCTGGATAAGAACGGCCGGCCGATCTACAACGAAGCCAGCCGCCCCGGCGCGCCGGGCAGTGAAACCAAGGGCACCTCGGTGTTTGTCGCGCCGGCGTTCCTCGGCGCGAAGAACTGGATGCCGATGGCCTACAACCGCGACACCGGGCTGTTCTATGTGCCGTCCAACGAATGGGGCATGGATATCTGGAACGAAGGCATTGCCTACAAGAAAGGCGCGGCGTTCCTTGGCGCGGGTTTCACCATCAAGCCGCTGAACGAAGACTATATCGGCGTGCTGCGCGCCATCGACCCTAAAACCGGCAAGGAAGTCTGGCGCCACAAGAACTTCGCGCCGCTGTGGGGCGGGGTGCTCACCACCAAGGGCAACCTGGTGTTCACCGGCACGCCGGAAGGGTTCCTGCAGGCGTTCAACGCCAAGACCGGTGAGAAGGTCTGGGAATTCCAGACCGGTTCCGGCGTGCTCGGCTCGCCTGTGACCTGGGAAATGGACGGCGAACAGTACGTGTCGGTGCTCTCCGGCTGGGGCGGCGCGGTGCCGTTGTGGGGCGGCGAGGTGGCCAAGCGGGTCAAGGACTTCAACCAGGGCGGCATGCTCTGGACGTTCAAATTGCCTAAAGAGCTGGTCGCCAAGCACTAA
- a CDS encoding quinoprotein relay system zinc metallohydrolase 1, with protein sequence MRWILLLCLGLSLPALADLDYALKPRLIADDTWLLEGSTDNFAKANGGNIVNTAFIVTEAGVVVIDTGPSRRYGEALRQAIAKVTAKPVVRVLITHHHPDHALGNQAFKDVPIGALADTTQLLHEQGDSMAQNLYRMVGDWMRGTEVVLPTQVLEPGVLSVDGHDLRLLALTGHTGADLAILDQSTGVLFAGDLVFYQRALTTPNSPGLAVWLADLDTLQALPWSLIVPGHGPVASDAQPFAQMRDYLTWLDQLLRDGAAQGSDMAEMIRSPIPERFAAISLGRYELIRSVSHLYPRYERAQMQRVDTRY encoded by the coding sequence ATGCGCTGGATTCTCTTGTTGTGCCTGGGCCTGAGCCTGCCCGCCCTGGCAGACCTCGACTACGCCCTCAAACCCCGACTGATCGCCGACGACACCTGGCTGCTCGAAGGCAGCACCGACAACTTTGCCAAGGCCAATGGCGGCAATATCGTCAACACGGCGTTCATCGTCACCGAGGCCGGCGTGGTGGTGATCGACACTGGCCCGTCGCGGCGCTACGGCGAAGCCCTGCGCCAGGCCATTGCCAAGGTCACCGCCAAACCGGTGGTCCGGGTGCTGATTACCCATCATCACCCCGACCATGCGCTGGGCAACCAGGCGTTCAAGGACGTCCCCATCGGCGCGCTGGCCGACACCACGCAGTTACTGCACGAGCAGGGCGACAGCATGGCGCAGAACCTCTACCGCATGGTCGGCGACTGGATGCGCGGCACCGAAGTGGTGTTGCCCACCCAGGTGCTGGAGCCCGGTGTGCTCAGCGTGGACGGCCACGACCTGCGCCTGCTGGCACTCACCGGGCACACCGGCGCTGACCTGGCGATTCTCGACCAGAGTACCGGCGTGCTGTTTGCCGGTGACCTGGTGTTTTATCAGCGCGCCCTTACCACCCCCAACAGCCCTGGGCTGGCGGTGTGGCTGGCCGACCTCGACACCCTGCAAGCCTTGCCCTGGAGCCTGATCGTGCCCGGCCATGGCCCGGTGGCCAGCGATGCGCAGCCCTTCGCGCAGATGCGCGACTACCTCACCTGGCTCGATCAACTGCTGCGCGACGGCGCCGCCCAGGGCAGCGACATGGCCGAGATGATCCGCAGCCCCATCCCCGAGCGGTTCGCCGCGATCAGCCTGGGCCGCTATGAACTGATCCGCAGCGTCAGCCACCTGTACCCGCGCTACGAGCGCGCGCAGATGCAACGGGTGGATACCCGCTACTAA
- a CDS encoding quinoprotein dehydrogenase-associated SoxYZ-like carrier, whose translation MNWRLSCILACWLPLAAHAVEVDPVPSVMWAFYHKQFLADAPFVFDERVKLLAPPFAEDARQVPLEIDARAFNGEVVKILAWAELNPLPKIVEFEPKAGVLPWLAIRIRIEQATPLRAAVLTTDGLWHVGSTLIDAAGGGCTAPSVVRSQPGWEEHIGEVLGGRYPRGEFSRVRVQVAHPMDNGMVSGIPEFFLNHAQLRGRDDQVLAELELFPAVSENPNLAFDIDAPGPTRLVLRDNSGNEFDAAIP comes from the coding sequence ATGAACTGGCGACTGAGCTGCATATTGGCCTGCTGGCTGCCGTTGGCGGCGCACGCCGTGGAGGTCGACCCGGTGCCGTCGGTGATGTGGGCCTTCTACCACAAGCAGTTCCTGGCGGATGCGCCGTTTGTGTTCGACGAGCGGGTCAAGCTGCTGGCGCCGCCGTTCGCCGAGGATGCGCGCCAGGTGCCGCTGGAAATCGACGCCCGTGCGTTCAACGGCGAGGTGGTGAAGATCCTGGCCTGGGCCGAGCTGAACCCGCTGCCGAAGATTGTTGAGTTTGAACCCAAGGCCGGGGTGTTGCCGTGGCTGGCGATCCGTATTCGCATCGAACAGGCCACGCCGTTGCGCGCGGCGGTACTCACCACGGACGGGCTGTGGCATGTCGGCTCGACCCTGATCGACGCCGCCGGTGGTGGCTGCACCGCACCCAGCGTGGTGCGTAGCCAACCGGGGTGGGAGGAGCATATCGGCGAGGTGCTCGGCGGGCGTTACCCACGTGGCGAATTCAGCCGGGTGCGCGTGCAGGTGGCGCACCCGATGGACAACGGCATGGTCAGCGGCATCCCGGAATTTTTTCTCAACCATGCGCAATTGCGTGGCCGGGATGATCAGGTGCTGGCCGAACTGGAGCTGTTCCCGGCGGTCAGCGAAAACCCCAACCTGGCGTTCGATATCGACGCGCCAGGGCCCACCCGCCTGGTGCTGCGTGACAACAGCGGCAACGAATTCGACGCGGCCATCCCCTGA
- a CDS encoding substrate-binding periplasmic protein: MRLFAYVLGLALLCCQTAQAQVRSYDQMIAAGEIKVAVYKDFAPYSFLDGSTPRGVDVELAQALAKALGVRLALIWAPAGEKLDDDLRDYIWRGSPLHHQQLADLMMRAPYDPAYAQKRNDQGELENGHVVMFGPYQNEQWQVAYDRRRLDKVASVAVFEQHPIGVEVDSVPSFYLTSVFNGMLAGKTRHYPGVPQAFAAMKAGEVDAVMAMRGEIDWQVHEAHDPQLALAQNAYPNMGKQRWEIGMAVHESNRQLAYAVEEALEALIRDGSVQRIYSHYSLQYEVPDMYQ; this comes from the coding sequence ATGCGCCTGTTCGCGTATGTGCTTGGCCTGGCCCTGCTGTGTTGCCAGACGGCACAGGCACAGGTGCGCAGCTATGACCAGATGATCGCCGCCGGCGAGATCAAAGTGGCGGTGTACAAAGACTTCGCCCCCTACAGCTTCCTGGACGGCAGCACGCCACGGGGGGTGGACGTGGAACTGGCCCAGGCCCTGGCCAAGGCGCTGGGGGTGCGGTTGGCGCTGATCTGGGCGCCGGCCGGCGAGAAACTCGACGACGACCTGCGCGACTACATCTGGCGCGGCAGCCCGTTGCACCACCAGCAACTGGCCGACCTGATGATGCGCGCGCCCTACGACCCTGCCTACGCACAAAAGCGCAACGACCAGGGCGAGTTGGAAAACGGCCACGTGGTGATGTTCGGGCCCTACCAGAACGAACAATGGCAGGTGGCGTATGACCGCCGACGCCTGGACAAGGTCGCCAGTGTGGCGGTGTTCGAGCAGCACCCGATTGGCGTCGAAGTCGACAGCGTGCCGTCGTTCTACCTCACCTCGGTATTCAACGGCATGCTCGCCGGCAAGACCCGTCACTACCCCGGCGTGCCCCAGGCGTTCGCGGCGATGAAGGCCGGCGAGGTCGACGCGGTGATGGCCATGCGCGGTGAAATCGACTGGCAGGTGCACGAGGCCCACGACCCGCAACTGGCCCTGGCGCAAAACGCTTACCCCAACATGGGCAAGCAGCGCTGGGAGATCGGCATGGCGGTGCACGAGAGCAATCGCCAGTTGGCCTATGCCGTGGAAGAGGCGCTGGAAGCGCTGATCCGCGATGGCTCGGTGCAGCGCATCTATAGCCACTACAGCCTGCAGTACGAAGTGCCCGACATGTACCAATAG
- the pedF gene encoding cytochrome c-550 PedF, whose translation MTTKHNAWLVAGLLVGVIGAGSAWAHGNVVPQAVETKGLTSIKDAGVPVDADGWAAVNPYRTSPEHDKAVEIGSSAYNQNCAACHGLEAKSGGIAPDLRMLDAGEAGDEWFVERVRHGAVRDGRVYMPKMADYLSQEALWAVRTYLDSVHVEE comes from the coding sequence ATGACAACAAAACACAATGCCTGGCTCGTGGCTGGCCTGTTGGTGGGTGTGATCGGTGCCGGCTCCGCCTGGGCGCATGGCAACGTGGTTCCGCAAGCGGTGGAAACCAAGGGCCTGACCTCGATCAAAGACGCCGGTGTGCCGGTCGATGCCGACGGCTGGGCGGCGGTGAATCCGTATCGCACCTCGCCGGAACATGACAAAGCGGTGGAAATCGGTTCGTCCGCCTATAACCAGAACTGCGCTGCCTGCCACGGCCTGGAAGCCAAGTCCGGTGGTATCGCCCCCGACTTGCGCATGCTGGATGCGGGCGAGGCCGGTGATGAGTGGTTTGTGGAGCGCGTGCGCCACGGCGCGGTGCGCGACGGTCGGGTGTATATGCCGAAAATGGCCGATTACCTGAGCCAGGAGGCCTTGTGGGCGGTGCGTACCTACCTGGACTCCGTGCACGTCGAGGAGTAA